The Georgenia sp. TF02-10 genome window below encodes:
- a CDS encoding thymidine kinase yields the protein MAQLVFFTGTMDSGKSTLALQMDHNHAARGRDGLIFSRNDRAGAAVLSSRLGLAVPAVEVDDGTDFWAEVVRRRTRGSRVDYLICDEVQFYTADQVEQLARLVDEMDVDVFAFGITTDFRTRLFPGSARMLELADRTERLQVEALCWCGARATHNARTEGGIMVTEGEQVVVGDTAEPGRGPRGEVGYEVLCRRHHRRGITAAVARAASLSPPTLPLGE from the coding sequence GTGGCCCAGCTCGTCTTCTTCACCGGGACGATGGACTCGGGCAAGTCCACCCTCGCCCTGCAGATGGACCACAACCACGCCGCCCGGGGCCGGGACGGGCTGATCTTCTCCCGCAACGACCGGGCGGGCGCGGCGGTCCTCTCCTCCCGGCTGGGCCTGGCGGTGCCCGCGGTGGAGGTCGACGACGGCACCGACTTCTGGGCCGAAGTGGTCCGCCGCCGCACCCGTGGTAGCCGGGTGGACTACCTCATCTGCGACGAGGTGCAGTTCTACACCGCCGACCAGGTCGAGCAGCTCGCCCGGCTGGTCGACGAGATGGACGTGGACGTCTTCGCGTTCGGGATCACCACCGACTTCCGCACCCGGCTGTTCCCCGGCTCCGCGCGGATGCTGGAGCTGGCCGACCGCACCGAGCGGCTGCAGGTCGAGGCGCTGTGCTGGTGCGGGGCGCGCGCCACCCACAACGCCCGGACCGAGGGCGGGATCATGGTCACCGAGGGGGAGCAGGTGGTCGTCGGCGACACCGCCGAGCCCGGCCGGGGCCCACGTGGGGAGGTCGGGTACGAGGTGCTGTGCCGGCGCCACCACCGCCGCGGCATCACGGCCGCGGTCGCCCGGGCCGCGAGCCTGAGCCCGCCGACGCTGCCGCTCGGGGAGTAG
- a CDS encoding alkaline phosphatase family protein, whose translation MSTWPDPDGRHVRAVMPAALDAVGLTTTSHGRPGSADRAVLGLPAAPKACVVLVDGLGMQMLLARGGHAPFLRSLLPDALTLTSTFPSTTAAAVTAVGTGELPGRTGMLGYSVRDPADGGLLGLVQWDRTSVSPRAWQRRDTLFEQLGHRRAAGAELPEVVAVGPARFVGSGLTEAALRGLRHASAESLADRVDLTVAQLRRPDVAAVYLYWGEVDHTGHEHGWGSWQWGAAVEELDGELARLARVLPAGTLLLVTADHGMVDVTDRLDVAAVPALAEDVELVAGEPRACHVYTAPGRGAAVAQRWREVLGDRAWVPTREELLATGLLGEVDPALLAAVGDVMAVLTGTSAVLDSRTQPPTSLALVGMHGALTAEEMEVPLLRTVV comes from the coding sequence GTGAGCACCTGGCCCGACCCGGACGGGCGCCACGTGCGCGCCGTCATGCCCGCGGCGCTGGACGCCGTCGGGCTGACCACCACCTCCCACGGCCGCCCCGGGTCCGCGGACCGCGCCGTGCTCGGCCTGCCCGCCGCACCGAAGGCCTGCGTGGTCCTCGTCGACGGCCTGGGGATGCAGATGCTCCTGGCCCGCGGCGGGCACGCCCCGTTCCTGCGCAGCCTGCTGCCCGACGCGCTGACCCTGACCTCCACCTTCCCGTCCACGACGGCGGCCGCGGTGACCGCCGTCGGCACCGGCGAGCTGCCCGGCCGCACCGGCATGCTCGGGTACTCGGTGCGGGACCCCGCCGACGGCGGCCTGCTGGGCCTGGTCCAGTGGGACCGCACCTCGGTCAGCCCGCGGGCCTGGCAGCGGCGCGACACCCTCTTCGAGCAGCTCGGCCACCGCCGGGCCGCCGGCGCCGAGCTGCCCGAGGTGGTCGCCGTCGGGCCGGCCCGGTTCGTCGGCTCCGGGCTGACCGAGGCGGCGCTGCGCGGGCTGAGGCACGCCTCCGCCGAGTCCTTGGCCGACCGGGTGGACCTCACCGTCGCCCAGCTGCGCCGGCCCGACGTGGCGGCGGTCTACCTGTACTGGGGCGAGGTGGACCACACCGGGCACGAGCACGGCTGGGGGTCCTGGCAGTGGGGGGCGGCGGTGGAGGAGCTCGACGGCGAGCTCGCCCGGCTGGCCCGGGTGCTGCCGGCGGGCACCCTGCTCCTGGTCACCGCCGACCACGGCATGGTCGACGTCACCGACCGGCTCGACGTCGCCGCCGTCCCGGCGCTGGCCGAGGACGTCGAGCTCGTCGCCGGCGAGCCGCGCGCCTGCCACGTCTACACCGCCCCGGGCCGGGGGGCCGCCGTCGCGCAGCGGTGGCGCGAGGTGCTGGGGGACCGGGCCTGGGTCCCCACCCGGGAGGAGCTGCTCGCCACCGGGCTGCTCGGCGAGGTCGACCCGGCCCTGCTGGCCGCCGTCGGGGACGTCATGGCCGTGCTCACCGGCACCAGCGCCGTGCTCGACTCCCGCACCCAGCCGCCCACCTCCCTCGCCCTGGTGGGCATGCACGGCGCGCTCACCGCCGAGGAGATGGAGGTCCCGCTGCTCAGGACGGTGGTGTAG
- a CDS encoding DUF5998 family protein has product MPVTNLAQQLRSDLDHAGYYPELVAGVIDVALADEPVQSFLVHPETTFDDTEVRRHLTALVLTPTRLVVAHVDDGPGPDGRTSAAATTEAVALGEVRSVGLTHGVTEPAGRSMRTQELTLAVSWGGVANVDLQPATCGDPDCEADHGYSGLISPDDVLVRVSAAAEGGDALAAALAFARALSAATAAAGRGAAAPSVGRRA; this is encoded by the coding sequence ATGCCCGTGACCAACCTCGCCCAGCAGCTGCGCTCGGACCTCGACCACGCCGGCTACTACCCCGAGCTCGTCGCCGGCGTGATCGACGTCGCCCTGGCCGACGAGCCGGTGCAGTCCTTCCTCGTCCACCCCGAGACGACCTTCGACGACACCGAGGTCCGCCGCCACCTCACCGCCCTGGTGCTCACCCCCACCCGGCTCGTCGTCGCGCACGTCGACGACGGGCCAGGCCCGGACGGGCGGACGAGCGCGGCGGCGACCACCGAGGCGGTGGCGCTGGGCGAGGTGCGCTCGGTCGGCCTGACCCACGGGGTCACGGAGCCGGCCGGCCGCAGCATGCGCACCCAGGAGCTCACCCTGGCGGTGAGCTGGGGCGGGGTGGCCAACGTCGACCTGCAGCCGGCCACCTGCGGGGACCCGGACTGCGAGGCCGACCACGGCTACTCCGGCCTGATCTCGCCCGACGACGTCCTGGTCCGGGTCTCCGCCGCGGCCGAGGGCGGCGACGCCCTGGCCGCCGCCCTGGCGTTCGCCCGCGCGCTGTCCGCCGCCACCGCCGCGGCCGGCCGCGGCGCCGCAGCACCCTCGGTCGGCCGCCGGGCGTGA
- a CDS encoding GNAT family N-acetyltransferase, translated as MAQAQPDPDVADGYPSSWVADVVLRDGSTMQIRPIRPEDAEALQRFHTAQSAQSIYFRFFAPMDRLSERDLYRFTHVDHHDRVALVLVQGEEIRAVGRFDVIDPGVAEVAFNVADSEHGRGLGSVLLEHLAAAGRELGVHRFVADVLPGNAKMIRVFTDAGYDVERRLEDGIISVSFSIEETERSWRVMAERERHAEALSMRGVLQAASVLVLALGPPGEEGQVLAAAVARSLLASAFTGPVHLVGLPPAGPPPAGQNDPGPGDGDPLGEYRHDGGPGEPAPPRVGEGPAGEPEPLADVRLHHDLAEVSGPADLAVVAGPPAEVVAAVPALASLGVRALVVLSHGFGERGQAGMAVQRDLLRATRAAGIRIVGPASYGVVGHGPHGRYNASLWFEAGPGGGAPTPLPGDGDWDARSWDRHQQAQPDDGDRGTRPPGRAQPSSPDGDERTPDGDQPTPDGGAAPITDQARGLGLFGQSAAAGLALRSTASRRRLPVASFLSAGHRVDVSGNDTMQLWSTDPRTAVGALYLESIGNPRKFSRIARHLSASTPLVAVVSGQTGQASPPGHAVRTSSQPRRVLTEMLRQAGVVGARSVREMLDVAGLLLAQPLPAGPRTAILSSSAALAGLVAEVLRSHGLDVAGEPVTLPPLAGAADYAAALDRLTVRTDFDAVVVAHAPVLGTTDTAVAGAIAQVAARDGRTWVATAYGLHGLTPELTAAGRTVPSMTTVEDAVTALARALDHARWRSRAADPLVDPPGTDPAGARDLLAAPLTGLPRGRRQRLPAEAAAELLARYGIEVVPATVVADAAEAVAAAERIGWPVALKVADEVLRHRTDLGGVRLDLADADMLTEAVEQMRTRAERVLGRPVRFEVQAMAPPGVACVVRGTEDELYGPVVAFGLAGDATELLGDVAYRIPPLTAADVSEMVRSVAAAPRLLGYRGLPRSDVAALEDLLARLSLLTDDLPEVAEVTLNPVIVGEEGLHVASAAVTVARPARQDAGRRALPAPPGNGPGPAGGAVGGTGPASSTGGTGPAGGAVGGTGPAGSPGGTGEAGAVGPPGTPPGTGAAPGPAPGPGAPPAVPSGTGGAGTEVEE; from the coding sequence ATGGCCCAGGCCCAGCCGGACCCCGACGTCGCGGACGGGTACCCCAGCTCGTGGGTCGCCGACGTCGTGCTGCGGGACGGGTCGACCATGCAGATCCGGCCCATCCGGCCGGAGGACGCCGAAGCCCTCCAGCGCTTCCACACGGCGCAGTCGGCCCAGTCGATCTACTTCCGGTTCTTCGCCCCAATGGACCGGCTGAGCGAGCGGGACCTCTACCGGTTCACCCACGTCGACCACCACGACAGGGTGGCCCTCGTCCTGGTCCAGGGCGAGGAGATCCGGGCGGTCGGCAGGTTCGACGTGATCGACCCGGGCGTGGCCGAGGTGGCGTTCAACGTGGCCGACAGCGAGCACGGCCGCGGGCTCGGCTCGGTGCTGCTGGAGCACCTGGCCGCGGCCGGCCGTGAGCTCGGGGTGCACCGGTTCGTCGCCGACGTCCTGCCCGGCAACGCCAAGATGATCCGGGTCTTCACCGACGCCGGGTACGACGTCGAGCGCCGCCTCGAGGACGGCATCATCTCGGTGTCCTTCAGCATCGAGGAGACCGAGCGGTCCTGGCGGGTGATGGCTGAGCGGGAGCGGCACGCCGAGGCGCTGAGCATGCGGGGCGTGCTGCAGGCCGCGTCCGTCCTCGTCCTGGCTCTCGGGCCCCCCGGCGAGGAGGGCCAGGTCCTAGCGGCCGCGGTCGCCAGGTCCCTGCTGGCTAGCGCCTTCACCGGCCCGGTGCACCTGGTGGGCCTGCCGCCGGCGGGTCCGCCCCCGGCCGGACAGAACGATCCTGGACCGGGCGACGGCGATCCGCTCGGGGAGTACCGGCACGACGGCGGACCCGGAGAGCCTGCACCGCCCCGGGTCGGCGAAGGCCCAGCCGGCGAGCCGGAGCCGCTCGCCGACGTCCGCCTCCACCACGACCTGGCCGAGGTCAGCGGCCCGGCGGACCTCGCCGTCGTCGCCGGCCCACCCGCGGAGGTCGTCGCCGCGGTGCCGGCGCTGGCGTCGCTGGGCGTGCGGGCCCTGGTGGTCCTCTCCCACGGGTTCGGCGAGCGCGGCCAGGCCGGGATGGCGGTCCAGCGCGACCTCCTGCGCGCCACCCGCGCGGCCGGCATCCGGATCGTCGGGCCGGCCTCCTACGGGGTCGTCGGGCACGGCCCGCACGGCCGGTACAACGCCTCGCTCTGGTTCGAGGCAGGCCCGGGCGGCGGCGCCCCCACCCCGCTGCCGGGCGACGGCGACTGGGATGCCCGGTCCTGGGACCGGCACCAGCAGGCTCAGCCCGACGACGGCGACCGGGGCACCCGGCCGCCGGGCCGCGCCCAGCCGTCCTCGCCCGACGGTGACGAAAGAACGCCCGATGGTGACCAACCAACACCCGACGGCGGCGCAGCACCGATCACCGACCAGGCCCGCGGGCTCGGACTCTTCGGCCAGTCGGCCGCCGCCGGGCTGGCGCTGCGCTCGACCGCGTCCCGTCGCCGCCTGCCGGTGGCGAGCTTCCTCTCCGCCGGGCACCGCGTCGACGTCTCCGGCAACGACACCATGCAGCTGTGGTCCACCGACCCGCGCACCGCCGTCGGCGCGCTTTACCTGGAGTCCATCGGCAACCCGCGGAAGTTCTCCCGGATCGCTCGCCACCTGTCCGCCAGCACGCCGCTGGTCGCGGTGGTGTCCGGGCAGACCGGGCAGGCCTCCCCGCCCGGCCACGCGGTGCGCACCTCCAGCCAGCCCCGCCGCGTCCTGACCGAGATGCTGCGCCAGGCGGGCGTGGTTGGGGCCCGGTCGGTGCGGGAGATGCTCGACGTCGCCGGCCTCCTCCTCGCCCAGCCGCTGCCCGCCGGGCCGCGCACCGCGATCCTGTCCTCCTCCGCGGCCCTGGCCGGGCTGGTCGCGGAGGTGCTGCGCTCGCACGGCCTCGACGTCGCCGGCGAGCCGGTGACCCTGCCGCCGCTGGCCGGCGCGGCGGACTACGCCGCGGCGCTGGACCGCCTGACCGTCCGCACCGACTTCGACGCCGTGGTCGTCGCGCACGCCCCGGTCCTCGGCACCACCGACACGGCTGTCGCCGGCGCGATTGCCCAGGTCGCGGCGCGGGACGGGAGGACCTGGGTCGCGACCGCGTACGGCCTGCACGGCCTGACCCCCGAGCTGACCGCAGCCGGGCGCACGGTGCCGTCCATGACCACCGTGGAGGACGCCGTCACCGCCCTGGCCCGCGCGCTCGACCATGCCCGCTGGCGCAGCCGCGCCGCCGACCCACTGGTCGACCCGCCCGGCACGGATCCGGCCGGTGCCCGCGACCTGCTCGCCGCCCCGCTGACCGGGCTGCCCCGCGGCCGGCGCCAGCGCCTCCCCGCCGAGGCCGCCGCGGAGCTGCTCGCCCGGTACGGCATCGAGGTGGTGCCCGCCACGGTCGTCGCCGACGCCGCCGAGGCGGTGGCCGCCGCCGAGCGGATCGGCTGGCCGGTGGCGCTGAAGGTCGCCGACGAGGTGCTGCGCCACCGAACCGACCTCGGCGGGGTCCGGCTGGACCTGGCCGACGCCGACATGCTGACCGAGGCGGTGGAGCAGATGCGGACCCGGGCCGAGCGGGTGCTGGGCCGGCCGGTCCGGTTCGAGGTCCAGGCGATGGCCCCGCCCGGCGTGGCCTGCGTGGTGCGCGGCACGGAGGACGAGCTGTACGGCCCGGTGGTGGCCTTCGGGCTCGCCGGGGACGCCACCGAGCTGCTCGGCGACGTCGCCTACCGCATCCCGCCGCTGACCGCCGCGGACGTCTCGGAGATGGTCCGCTCGGTGGCGGCCGCGCCGCGGCTGCTCGGCTACCGCGGGCTGCCGCGGTCCGACGTCGCGGCCCTGGAGGACCTCCTCGCCCGGCTCTCCCTGCTCACCGACGACCTGCCGGAGGTGGCGGAGGTGACCCTCAACCCCGTCATCGTGGGGGAGGAGGGGCTGCACGTCGCCTCGGCCGCCGTCACCGTGGCCCGGCCGGCCCGCCAGGACGCCGGGCGCCGCGCCCTGCCCGCTCCGCCGGGGAACGGGCCGGGACCGGCAGGGGGCGCCGTCGGCGGGACGGGTCCGGCGAGCAGCACTGGCGGGACGGGTCCGGCGGGCGGCGCCGTCGGCGGGACGGGACCGGCGGGCAGCCCTGGCGGGACGGGTGAAGCGGGCGCCGTCGGGCCGCCCGGGACGCCCCCCGGCACGGGCGCGGCACCCGGACCGGCGCCCGGACCCGGCGCGCCGCCGGCCGTCCCCAGCGGGACCGGCGGGGCCGGGACGGAGGTGGAAGAATGA